From the genome of Dehalobacter sp., one region includes:
- a CDS encoding ATP-binding cassette domain-containing protein — MSILTVKNLSHGFGDRAIFQNVSFRLLKGEHIGLIGANGEGKSTFMNIITRQLEPDEGQIEWSKRVRVGYLDQHTVLAKGATIRDVLKDAFQYLFALEAEMLAICDKMGDASSEELEVLLEEMGLIQETLNNNDFYIVDAKVEETARGLGLQDIGLDKDVDDLSGGQRTKVLLAKLLLEKPDILLLDEPTNYLDEQHIEWLKRYLLAYENAFILISHDMEFLNSVINLIYHMDNLQLNRYVGDYQNFLNVYETKKQQLEAAYKKQQQEISDLEDFVARNKARVSTRNMAMSRQKKLDKMDRIELAKDKPKPVFNFKEARTSGKLVFQTSDLVIGYNEPLSRPINISLERGQKVALTGANGIGKTTLLKSILGEIESLSGQAELGDYLFPGYFEQEIKDANYKTCIEEFWSDFPGYTQYEVRAALAKCGLTTKHIESKVLVLSGGEQAKVRLCKLINKETNFLLLDEPTNHLDVEAKQELKRALQAYKGSLLLICHEPDFYQDVVTEVWNCENWTTKVV, encoded by the coding sequence ATGAGTATTCTGACTGTTAAAAACTTGAGTCATGGCTTTGGCGACCGGGCCATATTTCAAAATGTTTCTTTCCGCCTGCTGAAGGGCGAGCATATCGGTTTGATCGGGGCGAATGGCGAGGGAAAATCTACATTTATGAACATCATTACGCGCCAACTCGAGCCTGATGAAGGCCAGATTGAATGGTCCAAACGGGTCAGAGTCGGTTATCTTGACCAGCACACGGTTCTGGCTAAAGGAGCAACGATCCGCGATGTTCTGAAGGACGCTTTTCAGTATCTTTTTGCACTGGAAGCTGAGATGCTGGCGATTTGTGATAAAATGGGCGACGCTTCATCCGAGGAGCTGGAAGTGCTGCTCGAAGAGATGGGATTGATTCAGGAAACCTTGAACAACAATGATTTTTATATTGTGGATGCTAAGGTCGAGGAGACCGCCCGCGGTTTAGGTCTGCAGGATATCGGTCTTGATAAGGACGTTGATGACTTAAGCGGCGGCCAGCGAACCAAAGTGCTTTTGGCTAAACTGCTGCTGGAAAAGCCGGATATTCTGCTTTTGGACGAGCCGACAAACTACCTCGACGAACAACACATCGAATGGCTGAAACGCTACCTTCTGGCGTATGAAAATGCGTTTATTCTGATCTCGCACGACATGGAATTCTTAAACAGCGTGATCAACTTAATTTATCATATGGACAACCTGCAGCTGAACCGTTATGTCGGAGACTATCAGAATTTCCTGAATGTCTACGAGACAAAAAAGCAGCAGCTCGAAGCGGCCTATAAAAAACAGCAGCAGGAAATCTCCGACCTGGAGGATTTTGTCGCCCGCAACAAAGCCAGAGTCTCCACCCGGAATATGGCGATGTCCCGCCAGAAAAAGCTCGATAAAATGGACCGGATCGAACTGGCCAAGGACAAACCCAAACCGGTTTTCAACTTTAAAGAAGCCAGGACTTCCGGCAAGCTCGTGTTTCAAACCTCTGATCTGGTGATCGGCTATAACGAACCGCTCTCCCGCCCGATCAACATTTCCCTGGAACGCGGTCAGAAAGTTGCTTTGACCGGAGCCAACGGAATCGGCAAAACCACACTCTTAAAGAGCATCCTCGGTGAAATCGAGTCCCTTTCAGGCCAGGCTGAACTTGGAGACTATCTCTTCCCCGGCTACTTTGAACAGGAAATTAAGGATGCTAATTATAAGACCTGTATCGAAGAATTCTGGTCGGACTTCCCCGGCTATACCCAGTACGAAGTGCGGGCAGCGCTGGCCAAGTGCGGTTTAACGACGAAGCATATCGAAAGCAAAGTCCTGGTCTTGAGCGGCGGTGAGCAGGCCAAAGTACGGCTCTGCAAGCTGATTAATAAGGAAACGAATTTTCTGCTGCTCGACGAGCCGACCAACCATCTCGACGTCGAAGCCAAACAGGAGTTGAAACGGGCGCTCCAGGCCTATAAAGGCAGCCTACTTCTCATTTGCCATGAACCTGACTTTTACCAGGATGTCGTCACGGAAGTTTGGAATTGTGAGAATTGGACGACCAAGGTCGTCTAA
- a CDS encoding class I SAM-dependent methyltransferase — protein sequence MLILDARCSFGQFERISQLEWIINIKVEAMGIDYFDQIWRTKDSKSSYKEGSVDSWDNRVEEFTGIEPDERIVKITELLTAKRMLREDSTVLDIGCGPGRFAAEFAQRAKTVTGVDISPKMVRTARDYAAARELRNVDFMEMDWRQDDLFARQWKQKFSLVTAIMSPGIDSRKSLEKMIAVSSKYCFLSHFVERHDSISDELKRRFLPPHMEDVYGNKGLYCCFNVLWLKKLYPEITYIETVRESVRTLDEANRHYLSRLGMKTDLTDEQKADIRNYIQSKAENGLIRETIKGKIACMYWQVATV from the coding sequence ATGTTAATATTAGATGCAAGATGTAGTTTTGGTCAGTTTGAGCGGATCAGTCAGCTTGAGTGGATCATAAATATAAAGGTGGAAGCGATGGGTATTGATTATTTTGATCAAATTTGGCGAACTAAAGATTCCAAAAGCAGTTATAAAGAAGGAAGCGTGGATTCCTGGGACAACAGGGTCGAAGAATTCACAGGCATTGAACCTGATGAGAGAATTGTAAAGATTACAGAACTGCTTACCGCAAAAAGAATGCTCCGGGAAGATAGTACTGTTCTGGATATCGGCTGCGGACCCGGCCGTTTTGCAGCGGAATTTGCCCAAAGAGCGAAAACCGTGACCGGTGTGGATATTTCGCCGAAAATGGTGCGGACCGCCAGAGACTACGCGGCGGCCCGGGAACTTCGAAATGTTGATTTCATGGAGATGGACTGGCGGCAAGATGACTTGTTTGCAAGACAGTGGAAGCAAAAGTTCAGCCTGGTAACGGCGATTATGTCTCCCGGCATTGACAGCAGGAAAAGCCTCGAGAAAATGATCGCAGTCAGCAGTAAATATTGTTTTCTAAGTCATTTTGTTGAACGGCATGATTCCATTAGTGACGAACTGAAAAGACGGTTTCTTCCGCCCCATATGGAAGATGTATACGGCAACAAAGGATTGTACTGCTGTTTCAATGTTCTCTGGCTTAAAAAACTTTATCCTGAAATTACGTATATCGAGACGGTAAGGGAAAGTGTTCGCACATTGGATGAAGCGAACCGTCATTACCTCAGCAGACTTGGCATGAAGACAGATTTGACTGATGAGCAAAAAGCGGACATTAGGAATTACATTCAAAGCAAAGCCGAGAACGGGCTGATCAGAGAAACGATCAAAGGGAAGATCGCCTGTATGTATTGGCAAGTTGCAACCGTCTAG